A portion of the Deinococcus apachensis DSM 19763 genome contains these proteins:
- a CDS encoding phosphoadenylyl-sulfate reductase: MTALGNRPGGRTLGQDGAALTTEPRASLEVAGHRDSTAPDFTPDTDPLDVIRWTLSAHPDLLMPSAFNLNGVVLLDLAARAGYRGEVVFVDTGFHFPETLQTRDRLAARYPEMTFVTLNAGAHPEDGQTPPDLYASDPDACCAVRKVAPLQAYLREKAPSALLNARSRDQAATRADIRFVETGGARVKVNPLAHWARERLEAYAREHALPVNPLYWEGFLSVGCWTCTRAVRPGEDARAGRWAGKGKTECGLWAGENRL; encoded by the coding sequence ATGACGGCGCTGGGGAATCGGCCTGGGGGGCGGACGTTGGGGCAGGATGGCGCAGCGCTGACCACCGAGCCGCGTGCTTCCCTTGAAGTGGCCGGGCACCGGGACAGCACGGCGCCCGACTTCACCCCCGATACCGACCCCCTCGACGTGATCCGCTGGACCCTCTCGGCCCACCCCGACCTGCTGATGCCGAGCGCGTTCAACCTTAACGGCGTGGTGCTGCTCGACCTCGCCGCGCGGGCGGGCTACCGGGGCGAGGTCGTGTTCGTGGACACCGGCTTCCATTTCCCCGAGACGTTGCAAACGCGGGACCGCCTCGCCGCGCGCTACCCGGAGATGACCTTCGTGACGCTGAACGCGGGCGCGCACCCCGAGGACGGCCAGACGCCCCCCGACCTCTACGCCTCCGACCCGGACGCCTGCTGCGCGGTGCGGAAGGTCGCGCCTCTTCAGGCGTACCTGCGGGAGAAGGCCCCCTCTGCCCTGCTCAACGCCCGCAGCCGGGACCAGGCCGCGACCCGCGCCGACATCCGCTTTGTCGAGACGGGCGGGGCACGCGTCAAGGTCAATCCGCTCGCCCACTGGGCGCGCGAGCGGCTGGAGGCCTACGCGCGGGAACACGCCCTGCCCGTCAACCCGCTGTACTGGGAGGGCTTCCTGTCCGTGGGCTGCTGGACCTGCACCCGCGCCGTCCGCCCCGGTGAGGACGCCCGCGCGGGCCGCTGGGCGGGGAAGGGCAAGACCGAATGCGGGTTGTGGGCAGGGGAGAACCGGCTTTAA
- a CDS encoding ABC transporter substrate-binding protein has protein sequence MTRTLTILTAAALLTPTAQAQNATTVRLGFFPNLTHAPALVGLEKGYFQKALGSAKLDSREFVSGTTLMEAFAAGQIDIAYVGPGPAINGAARGMPLQIVAGASEAGAVLIARKDSGIRTYKDLAGKRVAVPSLGNTQDISLRHLLKEQGLKAQADGGNVTVTPVAPADVIAAFAAGRVDATLVPEPWGAVLEAQGHRLIGNEKTVWRGGQYPTTIVIVNTKFAQANPALVTAFLKAHADAVAYLNKSPAAARTVVNNELEKLTGQKVDLRVLQRAMVRTRFTTRVDLDALNDYAALNVEAGYARNVPDLKAFLLPSLLK, from the coding sequence ATGACCCGAACACTGACCATCCTGACCGCCGCCGCACTCCTCACGCCCACCGCCCAGGCGCAGAACGCCACGACCGTCCGCCTGGGCTTTTTCCCGAACCTCACCCACGCGCCCGCGCTCGTAGGGCTGGAGAAGGGGTACTTCCAGAAGGCGCTGGGCAGCGCCAAGCTCGACTCCCGGGAGTTCGTCTCGGGCACCACCCTGATGGAGGCCTTCGCGGCGGGGCAGATCGACATCGCGTATGTCGGCCCCGGCCCGGCCATCAACGGCGCGGCGCGGGGGATGCCCCTCCAGATCGTTGCCGGGGCGAGCGAGGCGGGGGCGGTGCTCATCGCCCGCAAGGACAGCGGGATCAGGACGTACAAGGACCTTGCCGGGAAGCGGGTAGCGGTGCCGAGCCTGGGGAACACGCAGGACATCAGCTTGCGGCACCTCCTGAAGGAGCAGGGCCTGAAGGCGCAGGCGGACGGGGGCAACGTCACCGTGACGCCCGTTGCCCCCGCCGACGTGATCGCGGCCTTCGCGGCGGGGCGGGTGGACGCGACCCTCGTCCCCGAACCTTGGGGCGCGGTGCTGGAGGCGCAGGGCCACCGGTTGATCGGCAACGAGAAGACGGTGTGGCGCGGGGGACAGTACCCCACGACCATCGTGATCGTGAATACCAAGTTCGCCCAGGCGAATCCGGCCCTGGTGACCGCCTTCCTGAAGGCGCACGCGGATGCCGTCGCCTACCTGAACAAGAGCCCCGCCGCCGCACGGACGGTCGTCAACAACGAGCTGGAGAAGCTGACCGGGCAGAAGGTCGACCTGCGCGTCCTCCAGCGGGCGATGGTTCGCACCCGCTTCACGACCCGCGTGGACCTGGACGCCCTGAACGACTACGCCGCCCTGAACGTGGAGGCCGGGTACGCCCGCAACGTGCCGGACTTGAAGGCCTTCCTCCTGCCCAGCCTGTTGAAGTGA
- a CDS encoding Rrf2 family transcriptional regulator: MRLSATDVYAFQALGFLGTQEPTRWVSSEEISEATGVHRPYLVRILAALSNKGIVKSKKGIGGGYALSRKPRLISLCEVVRAIDGPVAPLSCISLNWHEPCVEEDRCHARATLYTRMRDAMLAVLQEFSVEDLVTDARQGVSYGHCLGHLLKPNA, from the coding sequence ATGCGCCTCTCGGCCACTGATGTCTATGCCTTCCAGGCGCTCGGCTTCCTGGGTACCCAGGAACCCACGCGCTGGGTGTCGAGCGAGGAGATTAGCGAGGCGACGGGGGTCCACCGCCCCTACCTGGTCCGCATCCTGGCGGCGCTCAGCAACAAGGGCATCGTGAAGAGCAAGAAGGGCATCGGCGGGGGATACGCCCTGAGCCGCAAGCCCCGGCTGATCTCGCTGTGCGAGGTGGTGCGCGCCATCGACGGCCCGGTCGCGCCCCTCTCGTGCATCAGCCTGAACTGGCACGAGCCCTGCGTGGAGGAAGACCGCTGCCACGCCCGCGCCACGCTCTACACCCGGATGCGCGACGCGATGCTCGCCGTCCTCCAGGAATTCAGCGTGGAAGACTTGGTGACCGACGCGCGGCAGGGCGTGAGTTACGGTCACTGCCTGGGCCACCTGCTCAAGCCGAATGCGTAG
- a CDS encoding ABC transporter permease translates to MTTVSPANPAAAPRRASRWRMLLWQLLGLLLLLALWWLVTDVLRLYPPYVFPSPRAVWTEISYGLWGTGPQDGKLLAAIGNSLRRVLVGYAIAVLLGGLVGLLMGAWRLLRETVGAYLTGIQSVPSIAFVPFAILFFGLNERAVLFVVILEGFIPVALAVSGALMNVPPALRIAGRTLGASGLGLTTGVLLPSAVPSILTGLRTAWSFAWRALVGGELLVSASASLGAQLEIGRNTANMALVIATILIIGIIGGLFDSLLRALEARVRRDYGLEVTQ, encoded by the coding sequence ATGACGACGGTTTCCCCCGCGAACCCCGCCGCCGCGCCCCGCCGCGCCTCCCGCTGGCGGATGCTGCTGTGGCAACTTCTGGGCCTGCTGCTGCTGCTCGCCCTCTGGTGGCTGGTGACCGACGTGCTCCGGCTCTACCCGCCCTACGTCTTCCCCAGCCCGCGGGCGGTGTGGACCGAGATCAGCTACGGCCTGTGGGGAACTGGGCCGCAGGACGGGAAGCTGCTCGCCGCCATCGGCAACAGCCTGCGCAGGGTGCTGGTGGGCTACGCGATTGCTGTGCTGCTGGGCGGCCTGGTCGGCCTGCTCATGGGCGCGTGGCGACTCCTGCGCGAGACGGTCGGAGCCTACCTCACCGGCATTCAGAGCGTGCCGTCCATCGCCTTCGTGCCCTTCGCCATCCTCTTTTTCGGCCTGAACGAGCGCGCGGTGCTGTTCGTGGTCATTCTGGAGGGCTTTATTCCGGTCGCGCTGGCCGTATCGGGGGCCCTGATGAACGTGCCCCCGGCGCTGCGGATCGCGGGGCGGACGCTGGGGGCGAGTGGGCTGGGCCTCACGACGGGGGTGCTGCTCCCCAGCGCCGTGCCCAGCATCCTGACCGGGCTGCGGACGGCCTGGAGCTTCGCGTGGCGGGCCCTGGTGGGCGGCGAACTCCTCGTGAGCGCGAGCGCCAGCCTGGGCGCGCAACTGGAGATCGGCCGCAACACCGCGAATATGGCGCTGGTGATCGCCACCATCCTGATCATCGGGATCATCGGCGGGCTGTTCGACAGCCTGCTGCGGGCGCTGGAGGCCCGGGTCCGCCGCGACTACGGCCTGGAGGTGACACAATGA
- a CDS encoding nitrite/sulfite reductase, translating to MSDLEALKKEVPPFQIFDLIPQYAAQGFVNPEHVDLLKWAGVYPQRPQEDGYLMMRVKVPTAEFSSDTLRVVAGISEDFGRGFLDVTDRQAFQFHWLRIQDVPQIFDRLEPIGLHTKGACGDTVRAVIASPLAGLDAREIIDVRPIAAGMEGTLSGNPDFQDLPRKFKISITATPELEGIHMINDIGFLAHRVDGEVGFDVWVGGGLGALAHLAKRLGVFIKPEEVVEVGRAIAAAYRDHGYRVSRKKSRLKFLIKDIGVEKFREIVETEYLGRRLTDGPAAPVARFGGNDVLGVNPQGDGLNYVVVATTVGRIDPFKARRLADLADHYGKGVLRTTAFQNMMIPHVRSEDVAELTAELEAIDLAPKTTLRGTTIACTGTQFCRLALTETKARTANLVDHIEAKFADLDVPFTINLTGCSNACTRYQVADLGFMGALRGEEEVYNVHLAGSIGQAQRTGDKLKGFVPAVRLNEYTEAVLTDFRNGKLPGESFVEYADRVGHERFAPDAILRPEREVVGA from the coding sequence ATGAGCGACCTTGAAGCCCTGAAAAAAGAAGTTCCGCCGTTCCAGATTTTCGACCTGATCCCCCAATACGCCGCGCAGGGCTTCGTGAACCCCGAGCACGTCGACCTGCTCAAGTGGGCGGGCGTGTACCCGCAGCGCCCGCAGGAGGACGGCTACCTGATGATGCGCGTCAAGGTGCCGACTGCCGAGTTCTCCTCGGACACGCTGCGCGTGGTCGCGGGCATCTCGGAGGACTTCGGACGCGGCTTTCTCGACGTGACCGACCGCCAGGCCTTCCAGTTCCACTGGCTGCGGATTCAGGATGTGCCGCAGATTTTCGACCGGCTGGAACCCATCGGCCTGCACACGAAGGGGGCTTGTGGTGACACCGTGCGCGCCGTGATCGCCTCGCCCCTCGCCGGACTCGACGCCCGGGAGATTATCGACGTGCGGCCCATCGCTGCCGGGATGGAGGGGACGCTGAGCGGCAACCCCGACTTCCAGGACCTGCCGCGCAAGTTCAAAATTTCGATCACTGCCACGCCCGAGCTGGAGGGCATCCACATGATCAACGACATCGGCTTCCTGGCCCATCGGGTGGACGGGGAGGTCGGTTTCGACGTGTGGGTGGGCGGCGGCCTGGGCGCCTTGGCACACCTCGCCAAGCGGCTGGGCGTCTTTATCAAGCCGGAGGAAGTGGTGGAGGTTGGACGCGCCATCGCCGCCGCGTACCGCGATCACGGCTACCGGGTGAGCCGCAAGAAGAGCCGCTTGAAGTTCCTCATCAAGGACATCGGCGTGGAGAAGTTCCGCGAGATCGTCGAGACGGAGTACCTGGGCCGCAGGCTCACGGATGGCCCCGCCGCACCCGTCGCCCGTTTCGGCGGCAACGACGTGCTGGGCGTCAACCCTCAGGGTGATGGCCTGAATTACGTGGTCGTGGCGACGACGGTGGGCCGCATCGACCCCTTCAAGGCGCGCAGGCTCGCTGACCTCGCTGACCATTACGGGAAGGGCGTGCTGCGGACGACCGCCTTCCAGAACATGATGATCCCGCACGTGCGCTCGGAGGACGTGGCCGAGCTGACCGCCGAGCTGGAAGCCATCGACCTCGCGCCGAAGACCACGTTGCGGGGCACCACCATCGCCTGCACCGGCACCCAGTTCTGCCGCCTCGCGCTGACGGAGACCAAGGCGCGGACCGCCAACCTCGTGGACCATATCGAGGCGAAGTTCGCCGACCTGGACGTGCCCTTCACCATCAACCTGACGGGCTGCTCGAACGCCTGCACCCGCTATCAGGTCGCCGACCTGGGCTTTATGGGCGCGTTGCGCGGCGAGGAGGAGGTCTACAACGTCCACCTTGCCGGAAGCATCGGGCAGGCGCAGCGGACGGGCGACAAGCTCAAGGGCTTCGTGCCCGCCGTGCGACTCAACGAGTACACCGAGGCGGTGCTGACGGACTTCCGCAATGGCAAGCTGCCGGGCGAGAGCTTCGTGGAGTACGCCGACCGGGTCGGGCACGAGCGTTTTGCGCCCGATGCGATCCTGAGGCCGGAGCGCGAGGTTGTGGGCGCATGA
- the sat gene encoding sulfate adenylyltransferase: protein MTILPDPSPILLPAPLGGTLVSGVQRPGLDFDPAELAGLPRLELSDRAYADLEMLATGAYSPLTGFLGEGDYLSVIEHLRLANGTPWSIPITLPVGREEAGQYAGRVVLTRQGEAVGTLDVQERFEARKGLEAREVYLTEDAAHPGVAALYAQGDVNLAGPVTLFEVPRGAFPHHHRTPSEVRAVIEARGWRTSVAFQTRNPIHRAHEYLHKVTLELVDGLLLHPLVGQTKGDDVPADTRVKAYEVLLDRYYPQARTLLSVYPAAMRYAGPREAILHALSRRNYGVTHFIVGRDHAGVGNYYGTYDAQEIFSAYTPEELGIRILKFEHTYYCGACGQLVSPRTCPHGSEHHLVLSGTKVREKLRAGEGLPAEFTRPEVAEVLRGAYTAQG, encoded by the coding sequence ATGACGATCCTGCCCGACCCCTCCCCCATCCTCCTTCCCGCGCCGCTGGGCGGCACCCTGGTCAGCGGCGTGCAGCGGCCCGGCCTTGATTTCGACCCGGCCGAACTCGCGGGCCTGCCCCGGCTGGAACTCTCCGACCGCGCCTACGCCGACCTGGAAATGCTGGCGACGGGGGCCTACTCCCCGTTGACGGGCTTTCTGGGCGAGGGGGACTACCTCAGCGTGATCGAGCACCTGCGGCTGGCGAACGGCACGCCCTGGAGCATCCCGATCACGCTTCCGGTGGGCCGCGAGGAGGCGGGGCAGTACGCGGGGCGCGTGGTGCTGACGCGCCAAGGAGAGGCGGTCGGCACGCTGGACGTGCAGGAACGCTTCGAGGCCCGCAAGGGGCTGGAGGCGCGCGAGGTCTACCTCACGGAGGACGCCGCGCACCCCGGCGTGGCGGCGCTCTACGCGCAGGGGGACGTGAACCTGGCCGGGCCCGTCACCTTGTTCGAGGTGCCGCGCGGCGCCTTTCCCCACCACCACCGCACCCCGTCCGAAGTCCGGGCGGTGATCGAGGCCCGGGGCTGGCGCACGTCGGTGGCCTTTCAGACCCGCAACCCGATCCACCGGGCGCACGAGTACCTGCACAAGGTCACGCTGGAACTCGTGGACGGCCTGCTGCTGCACCCGCTCGTCGGGCAGACGAAGGGGGACGACGTGCCCGCCGACACCCGCGTGAAGGCGTACGAGGTGCTGCTGGACCGCTACTACCCGCAGGCCCGCACGCTGCTGAGCGTGTACCCCGCCGCCATGCGGTACGCCGGGCCTCGTGAGGCGATCCTGCACGCGCTCTCCAGGCGCAACTACGGGGTGACGCACTTCATCGTGGGGCGAGACCACGCCGGAGTCGGCAACTACTACGGCACCTACGACGCCCAGGAAATCTTTTCGGCCTACACCCCCGAGGAACTGGGCATCCGCATCCTGAAATTCGAGCATACCTACTACTGCGGGGCGTGCGGGCAGCTCGTCAGCCCGCGCACCTGCCCACACGGCAGCGAGCATCACCTCGTGCTGAGCGGCACGAAGGTGCGCGAGAAGCTGCGTGCCGGAGAGGGTTTGCCCGCCGAGTTCACCCGCCCCGAGGTCGCCGAGGTGCTGCGCGGGGCGTACACCGCTCAGGGTTAA
- the pyrF gene encoding orotidine-5'-phosphate decarboxylase: protein MTFAAAVTDRTRHLRTRLCVGLDPRADAYRDLTHLRENTLDVLEATAPFAACVKPQLAFFEALGVPGFTLLEEVCAAARLLGLPVILDGKRGDIGSTAEAYARGWLAGPHAGDALTVSPFLGFGTLTPFVEAARANGGGIFVLVKTSNPDQADVQGQGVSERVAVEVARLGDEEEGEYASVGAVVGATHPQDLALFRSLMPRALLLLPGLGVQGGTAAGLAPAFHPGGTGALASASRAVQYADGLSVAASREAARRLRDELNGALE from the coding sequence ATGACCTTTGCCGCCGCCGTCACCGACCGCACCCGCCACCTCCGGACCCGGCTGTGCGTGGGCCTCGACCCCCGGGCGGACGCCTACCGCGACCTCACCCACCTCCGGGAGAACACACTGGACGTGCTGGAGGCCACCGCCCCCTTCGCCGCCTGCGTCAAGCCGCAGCTCGCCTTCTTCGAGGCGCTGGGGGTGCCAGGCTTCACGCTGCTGGAGGAGGTCTGCGCTGCCGCCCGCCTGCTGGGCCTGCCCGTGATCCTCGACGGCAAACGCGGTGATATCGGCTCGACCGCCGAGGCCTACGCGCGGGGCTGGCTGGCTGGGCCGCACGCGGGGGACGCCCTGACCGTGAGCCCCTTCCTGGGCTTCGGCACGTTAACCCCCTTTGTGGAGGCGGCCAGGGCAAACGGCGGCGGAATTTTCGTCCTGGTGAAGACGAGTAACCCCGACCAGGCCGACGTCCAGGGCCAGGGGGTCAGCGAGCGCGTGGCGGTGGAGGTCGCGCGCTTGGGCGACGAGGAGGAGGGGGAATACGCCAGTGTGGGCGCGGTGGTCGGCGCGACCCACCCGCAGGACCTCGCCCTCTTCCGCTCGCTGATGCCCCGTGCCCTACTGCTGCTCCCCGGCCTGGGGGTGCAGGGTGGGACGGCGGCGGGGCTGGCCCCGGCCTTCCATCCTGGGGGCACCGGAGCCCTGGCGAGCGCGAGCCGGGCCGTCCAGTACGCCGACGGACTGAGCGTGGCGGCGAGCCGGGAGGCGGCGCGGCGGCTGAGGGACGAGCTGAACGGGGCGCTGGAATAG
- a CDS encoding DUF1028 domain-containing protein yields MTFSIVGRDPATGDLGVAVASKFLAVGALVPFARSGVGAVATQSYVNPNFGPEGLRLLTSRLGPEEVAAEFQATDPDIAQRQFGIVGADGRSATYSGAGCHSWAGGYTGPDVAIQGNILTGPEVVDAMLVAWEAGAGQPLPHRLLGALRAGDAAGGDRRGRQSAALLCVGPGRGYGGLTDDWVNLRADDHPDPCAEVERLLGIHDLLFGRPATTRELDEEELGWLRALLIHEDYATSLPGGPWDPETEAAAWALYGTENLEERWVPGGRFDPVALAYLRERFGE; encoded by the coding sequence ATGACCTTTTCCATCGTGGGCCGGGACCCCGCCACCGGGGACCTGGGCGTGGCCGTGGCGAGCAAGTTCCTGGCGGTGGGCGCCCTGGTGCCCTTCGCGCGCTCGGGGGTGGGCGCGGTCGCCACCCAGAGCTACGTGAACCCAAATTTCGGGCCGGAGGGGCTGCGGCTCCTCACCTCGAGGCTGGGGCCGGAGGAAGTCGCCGCCGAGTTCCAGGCCACCGACCCCGACATCGCCCAGCGGCAGTTCGGCATTGTGGGAGCGGACGGGCGTAGCGCGACTTACAGCGGGGCGGGGTGCCACTCGTGGGCGGGCGGCTATACCGGGCCGGATGTGGCAATCCAGGGCAACATCCTGACCGGGCCGGAGGTGGTGGACGCGATGCTCGTGGCGTGGGAGGCGGGGGCGGGGCAACCTCTTCCCCACCGGCTGCTGGGGGCGCTGCGGGCGGGGGATGCGGCAGGCGGGGACCGGCGCGGGCGGCAGTCGGCGGCCCTGCTGTGCGTGGGCCCGGGAAGGGGCTACGGCGGCCTGACGGACGACTGGGTGAACCTGCGCGCCGACGACCACCCCGACCCCTGCGCCGAGGTGGAGCGGCTGCTGGGCATCCACGACCTGCTGTTCGGGCGGCCCGCGACGACCCGAGAACTGGACGAGGAGGAGCTGGGCTGGCTGCGCGCCCTGCTGATCCACGAGGACTACGCGACCTCGCTGCCCGGCGGCCCCTGGGACCCGGAGACGGAGGCGGCAGCCTGGGCGCTGTACGGCACCGAGAACCTGGAGGAACGCTGGGTGCCAGGCGGTCGCTTCGACCCGGTGGCGCTGGCGTACCTGCGGGAACGCTTCGGGGAGTGA
- a CDS encoding 3-keto-5-aminohexanoate cleavage protein yields the protein MLLKACLNGGRPVGSHPALPVAPAQLAEAARGAVAAGAGALHLHPCDSQGRESLEAGVVADVLNAVRAACPGVQVGISSGFWILPDVAAQLAATRAWTVLPDFISVNWHEPHAESLAGTLLGLGVGVEAGLWNVGAARAFLSWPDQDRVLRVLVELPDQSAEAVLPEAAAVLALLDEAGVTLPRLLHGLGRSAWPLVREAGRRGLFTRIGLEDTLTRPDGTLAADNADLVRAAWRVLASPG from the coding sequence ATGCTTCTGAAAGCCTGCCTGAATGGGGGTCGCCCGGTGGGAAGCCACCCAGCCCTGCCCGTGGCCCCGGCCCAGCTTGCGGAGGCAGCGCGTGGAGCCGTCGCGGCGGGCGCCGGAGCCCTGCACCTGCATCCGTGCGACAGCCAGGGCCGCGAGTCGCTGGAGGCAGGGGTCGTCGCTGACGTGCTGAATGCCGTGCGCGCTGCCTGCCCAGGCGTTCAGGTCGGCATCTCCAGCGGCTTCTGGATTCTGCCCGACGTGGCCGCGCAACTCGCCGCCACCCGCGCCTGGACGGTCCTTCCCGATTTCATCTCGGTCAACTGGCACGAGCCGCACGCCGAGAGCCTGGCCGGGACGCTGCTGGGCCTCGGCGTGGGGGTCGAGGCGGGCCTCTGGAACGTGGGGGCCGCGCGGGCGTTCCTGAGTTGGCCGGACCAGGACCGGGTGCTGCGGGTCCTCGTCGAACTCCCCGATCAATCCGCGGAGGCGGTGCTGCCGGAGGCGGCGGCCGTCCTGGCCCTGCTGGACGAGGCCGGAGTGACCCTGCCCCGCCTGCTGCACGGCCTGGGTCGCAGCGCATGGCCCCTCGTGCGCGAGGCGGGCCGCCGGGGCCTCTTCACCCGCATCGGCCTGGAGGACACCCTCACCCGGCCGGACGGGACCCTGGCTGCCGATAACGCCGACCTCGTGAGGGCCGCGTGGCGCGTGTTAGCCTCGCCCGGATGA
- the cysC gene encoding adenylyl-sulfate kinase, whose translation MTATLNRPGVETGRVVWFTGLSGAGKSTLASALYTELVARGAQVELLDGDAVRENLSKGLGFTRADRDTNVRRIAFVAGLLAKHGVTVLVSAISPYADTRREVLSTLPNASEVFVDAPLEVVTERDVKGLYLKALAGEIPHFTGVSDPYEAPETPDLHLRTDHISVEDGVRQLLAHLGYGA comes from the coding sequence ATGACCGCAACCCTGAACCGCCCCGGGGTCGAGACAGGCCGGGTGGTCTGGTTCACTGGCCTGTCGGGCGCGGGCAAGAGTACGCTGGCGAGCGCGTTGTATACCGAGTTGGTGGCGCGCGGCGCACAAGTGGAACTCCTCGACGGCGACGCCGTGCGTGAGAACCTGAGCAAGGGGCTGGGCTTCACGAGGGCCGACCGCGACACGAACGTCCGCCGTATCGCCTTCGTGGCCGGGCTGCTCGCCAAGCATGGCGTGACCGTCCTTGTGAGCGCGATCAGCCCCTATGCGGACACCCGGCGCGAGGTGCTGAGTACCCTGCCCAACGCCAGCGAAGTCTTCGTGGACGCGCCCCTGGAGGTCGTCACCGAGCGCGACGTGAAGGGCCTGTACCTGAAGGCGCTGGCGGGCGAGATCCCGCACTTCACGGGCGTCTCCGACCCCTACGAGGCGCCCGAGACGCCCGACCTGCACCTTCGCACCGACCACATCAGTGTGGAGGACGGCGTGAGGCAACTGCTCGCGCACCTGGGGTACGGGGCATGA
- a CDS encoding ABC transporter ATP-binding protein, with amino-acid sequence MTATMTRPAPSASTAPQGVSLTLDGVTYRYGRSRTAATPAGLGPLDLRVQPGEFLCVVGPSGSGKSTLLSLLAGFLRPQVGEIRLGNTPVRGPDPRLTLVQQEPALFPWRTVAGNVAFGLERQRLPRAERDTRVEDTLRLVGLSGYGPRRVHELSGGQRQRISLARALAVQPRLLLLDEPFSALDDRTRTVLADELLGIWWARRVTVVFVTHNLEEALALGQRVVALRGGEVVLDGAARELSVGQLRETLEG; translated from the coding sequence ATGACCGCCACGATGACTCGCCCCGCCCCGTCTGCCAGCACTGCCCCGCAGGGGGTCAGCCTGACGCTGGACGGGGTGACGTATCGCTACGGGCGTTCGCGGACGGCAGCCACCCCAGCGGGCCTCGGCCCGCTGGACCTGCGGGTGCAGCCCGGCGAGTTCCTGTGCGTCGTCGGTCCCTCGGGCAGCGGCAAGAGCACGCTGCTCTCGCTGTTGGCGGGCTTCCTGCGGCCCCAGGTCGGCGAGATTCGGCTGGGCAACACGCCCGTGCGCGGCCCGGACCCCCGGCTCACGCTGGTGCAACAGGAACCGGCCCTGTTCCCCTGGCGCACGGTGGCGGGCAATGTCGCCTTCGGCCTGGAGCGCCAGCGCCTGCCCCGCGCTGAACGGGATACCCGGGTGGAGGACACCCTGCGCCTGGTCGGGCTAAGCGGCTATGGCCCCCGCCGTGTCCACGAGCTCTCGGGCGGGCAACGCCAGCGTATCAGTCTGGCCCGCGCGCTCGCCGTGCAGCCGCGGCTCCTGCTGCTCGACGAGCCCTTCAGCGCGCTCGACGACCGCACGCGGACGGTCCTCGCCGATGAGCTGCTGGGCATCTGGTGGGCGCGGCGGGTCACCGTCGTGTTCGTGACGCACAACCTGGAGGAAGCCCTGGCCCTGGGGCAGCGCGTCGTCGCTCTGCGTGGCGGCGAGGTCGTGTTGGACGGCGCCGCGCGGGAACTGAGCGTGGGGCAGTTGCGGGAGACGCTGGAGGGGTAA
- a CDS encoding GGDEF domain-containing protein, with the protein MLNDLFLNFCVLCTVTLVIGWTLRTLVLPRLWSQIALRALLTTLSSFILIANAVPLQGGASLDLRAVPVALATIGGGGPAGVTVALPLMVYALWQGGGAGAVQVLHLALVVGLFTLLRRRVSGSAQTRGVPWWQPFVLFAGANVPLALGALLITQDASLAVASVLLITAAQGIGTVAAQTIVLTELRASEQANVLRDFAYTDKLTGLGNRRALDEALARPVPGTHLLLLDLDHFKAVNDTYGHAGGDLVLKAVAAVLREVVGKGGQVYRFGGEEFAVLLCGLAPAQAVALAQDLRRQVAQQVGRRAGLPRLLVTLSAGLVDLEDGATALERADTLLYRAKHHGRNRVEVEPAVPLRAG; encoded by the coding sequence ATGTTGAACGACCTGTTCCTGAACTTCTGCGTGCTGTGTACGGTCACCCTCGTGATCGGCTGGACGCTACGGACCCTGGTCCTGCCCCGGCTGTGGAGCCAGATCGCGCTGCGCGCCCTGCTGACCACCCTCAGCAGCTTCATCCTGATCGCCAATGCTGTTCCCTTGCAGGGCGGCGCGTCCCTGGACCTGCGGGCGGTGCCGGTGGCGCTGGCGACCATCGGCGGGGGTGGGCCAGCCGGGGTGACGGTCGCCCTGCCGCTGATGGTCTATGCGCTGTGGCAGGGGGGCGGGGCGGGCGCCGTGCAGGTCCTGCATCTGGCGCTGGTGGTGGGCCTCTTCACCCTCCTGCGGCGACGGGTCAGCGGCTCGGCACAGACGCGCGGCGTGCCCTGGTGGCAGCCCTTCGTCCTGTTCGCCGGGGCAAACGTGCCGCTGGCCCTGGGAGCCCTGCTGATCACCCAAGACGCCTCGCTGGCGGTCGCCAGCGTACTGCTGATCACCGCCGCCCAGGGCATAGGAACCGTGGCCGCACAGACCATCGTGCTGACGGAACTGCGGGCCTCGGAGCAGGCGAACGTGCTGCGCGACTTCGCCTACACTGACAAGCTGACCGGCCTGGGCAACCGGCGTGCCCTTGACGAGGCGCTGGCGCGGCCGGTTCCCGGCACCCATCTGCTGCTGCTCGACCTTGACCACTTCAAGGCGGTCAACGACACCTACGGCCACGCCGGGGGAGACCTCGTGCTGAAAGCGGTCGCCGCCGTGCTGCGCGAGGTCGTGGGGAAGGGCGGGCAGGTCTACCGTTTCGGGGGGGAGGAATTCGCTGTCCTGCTCTGCGGGCTGGCGCCTGCCCAGGCAGTGGCGCTGGCCCAGGACCTGCGGCGACAGGTCGCGCAGCAGGTGGGGCGCCGGGCGGGCTTGCCCCGGCTGCTCGTCACACTCTCGGCTGGCCTGGTCGACCTGGAGGACGGGGCCACAGCGCTGGAACGTGCCGACACCCTGCTCTACCGCGCCAAGCACCACGGGCGCAACCGGGTGGAGGTCGAGCCCGCCGTCCCACTTCGAGCAGGCTGA